The proteins below come from a single Excalfactoria chinensis isolate bCotChi1 chromosome 7, bCotChi1.hap2, whole genome shotgun sequence genomic window:
- the LOC140255056 gene encoding alpha-aspartyl dipeptidase-like — translation MGCPRRLLLVSNSTLHGGGYLGHCQQHIQSFLGEKVKRVLFVPYALHDRDAYARTAREKFESLGYELDSIHESCDPVEAVRKSEAIFIGGGNTFRLLKALYDNRLIQEIRKRVLEDGIPYMGSSAGTNVATVSINTTNDMPIVYPPSLQALGLVPFNINPHYLDPDVKSTHMGETREERIRQYHEEPNTPPVLGLREGAMLLVEGDKATLQGVTGARLFLRGKKPTEHEPGTDFSFLLIDSHFQ, via the exons ATGGGCTGCCCACGGCGCCTGCTGCTGGTCTCCAATTCCACGCTACACGGAGGGGGATACCTGGgccactgccagcagcacatcCAGAGCTTCCTGGGGGA gAAAGTGAAGCGGGTGCTGTTCGTGCCCTACGCGCTGCACGACCGCGACGCCTACGCCCGCACCGCCAGGGAGAAGTTTGAGAGTCTGG GTTACGAGCTGGACAGCATTCATGAATCTTGCGATCCCGTGGAAGCTGTAAGAAAATCTGAAGCTATATTCATTG GAGGTGGCAACACATTCCGTCTCCTGAAAGCTCTTTATGACAACAGACTGATACAAGAGATCAGGAAACGAGTTCTTGAG GATGGGATTCCTTACATGGGATCCAGTGCAGGAACTAACGTTGCTACTGTCAGCATCAACACTACCAATGACATGCCAATTGTTTATCCACCTTCCCTGCAAGCCCTAGGTTTGGTTCCTTTTAACATTAACCCTCACTACCTGGATCCAGATGTTAAAAGTACTCACATGGGT GAAACGAGAGAGGAAAGAATTCGCCAATATCACGAAGAACCAAACACCCCTCCTGTTCTG GGCTTGCGGGAAGGTGCAATGCTGCTTGTGGAAGGAGACAAAGCCACCTTGCAAGGAGTGACTGGAGCAAGGCTTTTTTTGAG GGGTAAGAAACCAACTGAACATGAGCCTGGAACAGATTTCAGTTTCTTGCTGATTGACAGCCATTTCCAGTAG